The proteins below are encoded in one region of Micromonospora pisi:
- a CDS encoding DUF4352 domain-containing protein — MHLRQTMIPSIAVAVAVAMTVAGCGGAAESGPASAPSQSASAVPSTPPPSAPAGNKLGDAIPFDENTSTITFYGYKHNATQFGKPSDSAYVYGAIDLKYCLKKLPKGYSAVSIGTSNWVLKFGDVSIKSTGHAGGNGMKPEYPDRKEIKVGTCVRGWLEFKVPKDGKPTAVEYTPAGAPEPITWTP, encoded by the coding sequence GTGCACTTGAGGCAGACCATGATCCCCTCCATCGCGGTCGCGGTCGCGGTGGCCATGACAGTGGCGGGATGCGGAGGAGCCGCCGAGTCCGGCCCGGCGAGCGCTCCGAGCCAAAGCGCCAGCGCGGTCCCATCGACCCCGCCGCCCTCGGCACCCGCAGGGAACAAGCTTGGCGATGCGATTCCCTTTGACGAGAACACCTCGACCATCACGTTCTACGGTTACAAGCACAACGCCACGCAATTCGGAAAGCCATCAGACAGTGCCTATGTCTATGGCGCAATCGACCTCAAATACTGCCTCAAAAAACTGCCCAAGGGATACTCCGCTGTCTCGATTGGCACCTCAAACTGGGTATTGAAATTCGGGGACGTTTCAATCAAGAGCACTGGCCACGCTGGCGGCAACGGCATGAAGCCCGAGTATCCCGACCGGAAGGAAATCAAGGTCGGGACCTGCGTTCGTGGTTGGCTTGAGTTCAAGGTACCCAAGGACGGAAAGCCGACTGCAGTGGAATACACGCCAGCAGGGGCTCCCGAACCAATCACTTGGACTCCGTGA
- a CDS encoding LysR family transcriptional regulator, giving the protein MDLDLRKLRYFAAVADKLHFGRAADELHIAQPVLSRQIRALEKELGAPLLTRDSHGVALTDAGRQLLTDAGPLLASAHAVRRRVTVAAQGSQRLMVGFRAGIAVTPAVRQFAIQHPDVLVDLRRIEGDDQAAMLLDGRIDVGYVRLPIDEAGLRVTPLYTEPRVAVLPAGHRFAGKEQIIEADLVGEPLLWHADTSTQPTKRPHPDAGYRVRGVDETLEHVAAGRGISFLARSATVFYSHPEVSYVPILDLAPDQVCLAVAESRASPLVDDFLSAAQATSEITAECGNYEMWQLGGDAASKQG; this is encoded by the coding sequence ATGGATCTGGACCTGCGCAAGTTGCGTTACTTCGCCGCTGTCGCCGACAAGCTGCACTTCGGCCGGGCCGCCGATGAGCTGCACATCGCGCAGCCGGTGCTCAGCCGGCAGATCCGCGCGCTGGAGAAGGAGCTCGGCGCTCCGCTACTGACCCGGGACAGCCACGGCGTGGCGCTGACCGACGCCGGCCGGCAGTTGCTGACCGACGCCGGCCCGCTGCTGGCCTCCGCGCACGCGGTCCGCCGCCGGGTGACCGTGGCCGCGCAGGGCAGCCAGCGGCTGATGGTCGGCTTCCGGGCGGGCATCGCGGTCACCCCAGCGGTACGGCAGTTCGCCATCCAGCACCCGGACGTACTGGTGGATCTGCGGCGGATCGAAGGAGACGACCAGGCCGCGATGCTGCTCGACGGCCGCATCGACGTCGGCTATGTGCGGCTGCCCATCGACGAGGCCGGCCTGCGCGTCACCCCGCTGTACACCGAGCCGCGGGTAGCAGTGCTTCCCGCCGGCCACCGATTCGCCGGCAAGGAACAGATCATCGAGGCCGACCTGGTCGGCGAGCCGCTGCTCTGGCATGCCGACACGAGCACGCAGCCCACCAAGCGCCCGCACCCTGACGCCGGATACCGGGTGCGCGGGGTGGACGAGACGCTCGAGCATGTCGCGGCCGGCCGGGGCATCTCGTTCCTGGCCCGTTCGGCGACCGTATTCTATTCGCATCCGGAGGTCAGCTATGTGCCCATCCTGGATCTGGCACCCGACCAGGTGTGCCTCGCTGTAGCGGAATCGCGCGCCTCGCCGCTGGTCGACGACTTCCTCTCCGCGGCTCAGGCGACGTCCGAGATCACGGCAGAATGTGGGAATTATGAAATGTGGCAGCTTGGAGGCGATGCCGCTTCGAAGCAGGGTTGA
- a CDS encoding SDR family NAD(P)-dependent oxidoreductase has product MGKLDGKVAVITGATSGMALAGAKLFVDEGAHVFISGRRKDALDEAVKLIGRNVTGVQADSAHLDDLDRLFETVKQEKGAVDVLWASAGTGEQGRLGEITEEQFDAAFSLNARGTLFTVQKALPLFNDGGSILMTGSNASLRGYPDWSVYAASKAVLPAYARVWVAELRDRRIRVNVLTPGQVASPMMEQVMDAEMKAQFESVIPRREMGRPEEIASVALFLASDDSSYVNGMELVADGGTTVI; this is encoded by the coding sequence GTGGGAAAGCTCGATGGCAAGGTTGCGGTGATCACCGGTGCGACAAGTGGTATGGCGCTGGCCGGTGCGAAATTGTTTGTTGACGAAGGAGCTCACGTCTTCATCTCCGGCCGGCGGAAGGACGCGCTGGACGAAGCCGTCAAGCTGATCGGCCGGAATGTGACCGGCGTGCAGGCCGATTCGGCCCACCTCGATGATCTGGACCGTTTGTTCGAGACGGTCAAGCAGGAAAAAGGCGCGGTCGACGTGTTGTGGGCGAGCGCCGGGACGGGTGAGCAGGGCAGGCTCGGCGAGATCACCGAGGAGCAGTTCGATGCCGCGTTCTCGCTGAACGCGCGCGGCACGCTGTTCACGGTCCAGAAGGCGCTGCCGCTGTTCAACGATGGAGGCTCGATCCTCATGACCGGGTCGAACGCGTCGCTGCGGGGCTACCCCGATTGGAGTGTCTACGCAGCGAGCAAGGCCGTGCTGCCCGCCTACGCCCGGGTGTGGGTGGCAGAGCTGAGGGACCGGCGGATTCGGGTGAACGTGCTGACGCCCGGCCAGGTCGCCTCGCCGATGATGGAGCAGGTCATGGACGCGGAAATGAAGGCGCAGTTCGAGTCCGTGATCCCGCGGCGAGAGATGGGCCGCCCTGAGGAGATCGCGTCGGTCGCGTTGTTCCTAGCCTCGGACGACTCAAGCTACGTCAACGGCATGGAACTGGTCGCCGACGGCGGCACCACAGTGATCTGA
- a CDS encoding NADPH-dependent F420 reductase: MTTISIIGSGNMATAIGTRAAQHGHTIELMSRNTAKAQALADQIGNGATVGTFGARPVGDIVIVAVLYAGAVDVVEHYGDALAGKVLVDITNPFNADASGVVTTAGNSVSQQIAAVAPEGAQVVKAFNTIFGGVIAEDKPLDAFYAGDSAEAKARVAAFLESLGMRALDAGGLEMTHVLEWAGILLVGLARSGAGFHIALGAEVR, from the coding sequence ATGACCACGATCAGCATCATCGGCTCAGGCAACATGGCCACCGCCATCGGCACCCGGGCGGCGCAGCACGGCCACACCATCGAGCTCATGAGCCGCAACACCGCCAAGGCTCAGGCGCTCGCCGACCAGATCGGCAACGGAGCCACCGTCGGCACGTTCGGCGCAAGGCCGGTGGGTGACATCGTCATCGTGGCCGTCCTGTACGCCGGCGCGGTCGACGTGGTCGAGCACTACGGCGATGCGCTGGCCGGCAAGGTCCTCGTCGACATCACCAACCCGTTCAACGCCGACGCAAGTGGCGTCGTGACGACCGCGGGCAACTCGGTGTCCCAGCAGATCGCCGCCGTCGCCCCCGAGGGCGCACAGGTCGTGAAAGCCTTCAACACGATCTTCGGCGGCGTCATCGCCGAGGACAAGCCCCTGGACGCGTTCTACGCCGGCGACAGCGCCGAGGCGAAGGCACGTGTCGCTGCCTTCCTGGAGAGCTTGGGCATGCGGGCCCTCGACGCAGGAGGGCTCGAGATGACCCACGTCCTCGAATGGGCCGGCATCCTCCTGGTGGGCCTGGCCCGCAGCGGCGCCGGCTTCCACATCGCCCTGGGCGCCGAGGTCCGCTGA
- a CDS encoding NADPH-dependent F420 reductase: protein MSSISIIGLGTMARALAARVLAGGHAVEVVGRDAAKAKDLAAALGGGATAGTFGTAPAGDIVILAVPNASAVPVVAQYGDALAGKIIIDITNPMKADASGLTTPDGTSAAQEITKAAPASAHVVKAFNTVFGHVLAPGRPLDVLFACDDARAKASVSAFIESLGLRPLNAGGLEMARWLEGTGLLMVSLARHGVGDFNFSLGVNVLV, encoded by the coding sequence ATGAGCAGCATCAGCATCATCGGCCTGGGGACCATGGCCCGTGCCCTGGCCGCCCGGGTGCTCGCTGGTGGCCACGCCGTCGAGGTCGTCGGTCGCGACGCGGCCAAGGCCAAAGACCTGGCTGCCGCGCTCGGCGGCGGCGCCACGGCCGGGACATTCGGCACCGCCCCGGCCGGCGACATCGTCATCCTCGCCGTGCCGAACGCCAGCGCCGTGCCGGTCGTCGCCCAGTACGGGGACGCGCTGGCCGGCAAGATCATCATCGACATCACCAACCCCATGAAAGCCGACGCGAGCGGGCTGACCACCCCTGACGGCACTTCCGCCGCGCAGGAGATCACCAAGGCCGCCCCGGCGAGCGCGCACGTCGTGAAGGCGTTCAACACCGTCTTCGGCCACGTCCTGGCCCCGGGACGCCCATTGGACGTGCTCTTCGCCTGCGACGACGCGCGGGCCAAGGCGAGCGTATCGGCGTTCATCGAGAGCCTCGGTTTGCGCCCCCTGAATGCCGGAGGCCTGGAGATGGCGCGCTGGCTGGAAGGGACGGGCCTGCTAATGGTGAGCCTGGCCCGCCACGGCGTCGGGGACTTCAACTTCTCCCTCGGCGTCAACGTTCTGGTCTAA
- a CDS encoding SDR family oxidoreductase — protein MRVFVTGGTGHSGSYIVPELIAAGHEVTGLARSDPAAAALSALGAKVRRGDLQDLDGLKEAAADSDGVIHVAHRQDLLFSGGIHAVAAAELPIMLAYGEALAGTGKPLVAAGSIGSPGQGFLGRTATEEDPALPSGDEHKGSLRARNVVETTVIGLAERGVRSSVVRIANIAHDTTDRAGFLPTLIALAKEKGFVGYPGDGTNLWNAVHARDVASVFRLALEKGPAGKYWHAVDDGGIPFREIAEAIGSRLGLPAVSVPVDELVLPGYFGFLANIVTQSYPASNLITRRTLGWEPAQPRLLADLDNGHYFPAS, from the coding sequence ATGCGTGTTTTCGTCACTGGCGGGACCGGCCATTCCGGTTCGTACATCGTCCCCGAGCTCATCGCCGCTGGGCATGAGGTCACCGGCCTGGCCCGGTCGGACCCGGCCGCGGCGGCGCTGTCCGCGCTCGGCGCGAAGGTGCGCCGCGGCGACCTCCAGGACCTCGACGGGCTCAAGGAGGCGGCTGCGGACTCCGACGGCGTCATCCACGTCGCGCACCGGCAGGACCTGCTTTTCTCCGGCGGGATCCACGCCGTGGCCGCCGCCGAGCTCCCGATCATGCTCGCCTACGGCGAGGCACTGGCGGGAACCGGAAAGCCGCTGGTCGCGGCGGGGAGCATCGGCTCGCCCGGGCAGGGATTCCTGGGCCGGACGGCCACCGAGGAGGACCCGGCCCTTCCCAGCGGCGATGAGCACAAGGGCAGCCTGCGGGCTCGTAACGTCGTGGAGACCACCGTGATCGGCCTCGCCGAGCGGGGCGTGCGGTCTTCGGTCGTGCGGATCGCCAACATCGCGCACGACACGACCGATCGCGCCGGCTTCCTCCCGACACTGATCGCGCTCGCGAAGGAGAAGGGCTTCGTCGGCTACCCCGGAGACGGCACGAACCTGTGGAACGCCGTGCATGCCCGCGATGTCGCCTCCGTCTTCCGCCTGGCACTGGAGAAGGGCCCGGCCGGCAAATACTGGCACGCGGTCGACGACGGGGGCATCCCGTTTCGCGAGATCGCTGAGGCCATCGGCAGCCGTCTGGGCCTGCCCGCCGTGAGCGTTCCCGTGGACGAACTGGTGCTGCCGGGATACTTCGGGTTCCTCGCCAACATCGTCACGCAGAGCTACCCGGCGTCCAACCTCATCACTCGCCGGACCCTCGGCTGGGAACCCGCTCAGCCCCGCCTGCTCGCCGATCTGGACAACGGCCACTACTTCCCCGCCAGCTGA
- a CDS encoding NADPH-dependent F420 reductase — MTTVGFIGSGAIGSTIARLAVEAGHQVVLSNSRGPETLTDTVTELGPRASAATSGQAAAASDIVVVTVPVKAFPDLPAAPLAGKTVIDTCNYGPERDGPIPELDGKSLSSSKLLLRYLPDAMVVKAFNNIFFKHLLSLARPTWAGDRSYLPIAGRGITQWLAKFARVSYESLKQRHRGFRLRHEAIVRCIQRSHSARRGQQMALTIRVGQTRGELSEDWRLAGIQFSSLGNKQPRTHWPTPESSSVADRAHRRRSAHHPS; from the coding sequence ATGACCACTGTCGGATTCATCGGCAGCGGCGCCATCGGCAGCACCATCGCGCGGCTCGCCGTCGAGGCCGGGCATCAGGTCGTGCTCAGCAACTCACGCGGTCCTGAAACGCTCACGGACACGGTCACGGAACTAGGGCCGCGGGCGTCCGCTGCGACCAGCGGGCAGGCCGCGGCAGCCAGTGACATCGTCGTGGTCACGGTGCCAGTCAAGGCCTTCCCCGACCTGCCCGCCGCGCCGCTTGCCGGGAAAACGGTCATCGACACGTGTAACTACGGCCCCGAGCGTGACGGGCCCATCCCCGAGCTCGACGGCAAGTCGCTCAGCTCAAGCAAGCTGCTGCTGCGGTACCTCCCGGACGCCATGGTCGTGAAAGCGTTCAACAACATCTTCTTCAAGCACCTGCTGTCACTCGCCCGACCAACGTGGGCGGGCGACCGCTCGTACCTGCCGATCGCCGGGCGGGGCATAACGCAGTGGCTCGCCAAGTTCGCCCGAGTTTCCTACGAGAGTCTCAAGCAGCGGCATAGAGGTTTCCGTCTACGTCACGAGGCCATCGTTCGGTGCATCCAGCGCAGCCACTCCGCTCGGCGCGGGCAGCAGATGGCGTTGACCATCCGCGTCGGCCAGACCCGGGGCGAGCTGTCCGAAGATTGGCGGCTGGCCGGTATCCAGTTCAGCTCCCTTGGCAACAAACAACCGCGAACTCATTGGCCGACACCGGAGTCCTCTTCTGTCGCCGACCGTGCGCATCGGCGCCGGAGCGCCCATCACCCTTCGTGA